A region of the Pseudomonas anguilliseptica genome:
TGTACGCACACATTGCCGACCTGAACGGCACTCCTGGCGTTTACTCGATGCCAGTACCGATGATGAACATCATCAACGGCGGCGAGCACGCCGATAACAACGTCGACATTCAGGAGTTCATGGTTCAGCCGGTTGGCGCCAAGACCTTCGCCGACGCGCTGCGTATGGGTACCGAAATTTTCCACCACCTCAAAGCCGTGCTAAAGGCCCGTGGCCTGAGCACCTCCGTGGGTGATGAAGGCGGCTTCGCGCCGAACCTGGCTTCCAACGAAGACGCGCTGGCTGCTATCGCCGAAGCCGTGGCCAATGCCGGCTACAAACTGGGTGATGACGTGACCCTGGCACTGGACTGCGCTTCCAGCGAGTTCTTCAAGGACGGTCAGTACGACCTGGCTGGCGAAGGCAAGGTGTTCAGCGCCGAAGGTTTCGCCGACTACCTGGCGGGCCTGACCCAGCGTTACCCGATCATCTCCATCGAAGATGGCATGGATGAGTCCGACTGGGCTGGCTGGAAAGTCCTCACCGACAAGATCGGCGAAAAGGTGCAGTTGGTAGGTGACGACCTGTTTGTAACCAACACCAAGATCCTCAAGCGCGGTATCGACGAGTCGATCGGCAACTCGATCCTGATCAAGTTCAACCAGATCGGCACCCTGACCGAAACCCTGCAAGCCATCCATATGGCCAAGGCTGCCGGTTACACCGCCGTGATCTCGCACCGTTCGGGTGAAACCGAAGACAGCACCATCGCTGACCTCGCGGTCGGTACGGCTGCTGGCCAGATCAAGACTGGCTCGCTGTGCCGCTCGGACCGCGTGTCCAAGTACAACCAACTGCTGCGCATCGAAGAGCAGCTGGCGGGTAAGGCGCCTTACAAAGGCCGCGCCGAGTTCCGTGGCTGAAAACCGCTGCGCTCGACTATGCGGCGTTAAAATCAGGCTCGGCATGCTCATTTACTGCAGTAAATTCCGCTGCCTCGCCTGATTTAGCCTTGCCTAGTCTTCGCTCGCGATGTTTTCAGTGACCACTCAATGCGTGGTAAAAGAGGGGCGGCGCGAGTCGCCCCTTTTCCGTTCGGAAGCTTTTTACGCTATGCGCAATAATTTCTACTGGGTATTTATCGTGCTGATTGCCGTGCTGGCAGGTCTGCAATATCGCCTATGGGTCGGCGATGGCAGCCTGGCGCAGGTGGCCCAGTTGCAGCAACAGATCGCCGGTCAACAGGGCGAAAACCAGCAGCTGCAAGAGCGTAA
Encoded here:
- the eno gene encoding phosphopyruvate hydratase, which codes for MAKIVDIKGREVLDSRGNPTVEADVILDSGIIGSACAPSGASTGSREALELRDGDKSRYLGKGVLKAVANINGPIRDLLLGKDATDQQALDLAMIALDGTENKATLGANAILAVSLAAAKAAAQAKGVPLYAHIADLNGTPGVYSMPVPMMNIINGGEHADNNVDIQEFMVQPVGAKTFADALRMGTEIFHHLKAVLKARGLSTSVGDEGGFAPNLASNEDALAAIAEAVANAGYKLGDDVTLALDCASSEFFKDGQYDLAGEGKVFSAEGFADYLAGLTQRYPIISIEDGMDESDWAGWKVLTDKIGEKVQLVGDDLFVTNTKILKRGIDESIGNSILIKFNQIGTLTETLQAIHMAKAAGYTAVISHRSGETEDSTIADLAVGTAAGQIKTGSLCRSDRVSKYNQLLRIEEQLAGKAPYKGRAEFRG
- the ftsB gene encoding cell division protein FtsB, whose protein sequence is MRNNFYWVFIVLIAVLAGLQYRLWVGDGSLAQVAQLQQQIAGQQGENQQLQERNRILEAEVLELKSGMETVEERARHELGMLKEGETLYQLAE